One Agrobacterium larrymoorei genomic window, CGTTGATTAAGCCCGTTCCCAGTGCATGCGCCGCACCTCCTGCATTGCCCGCGATAATTCCCTGCGCTCTATTATAGGCCGAGGCTTCCGAAGGAGATAGAAAGTCTTGCTGATCGCGATTGAAGGATTTTGCTTCAGCCTCTTTCTGAATCATATCCTCATCGCCTGTTAAAAGGCTTTTCGCAATGTAGGCCAGTTTGTTATTTCTGTAATACTCAGTGCTATCAGCAAGAGCTTGATCATATGCCTGCTGCTGTCTTTGTTTTGCTAACGTAGTCAGTCTTGCATAATCATCGTAAGCCTGATCGAGCTCCGGCTTTGCAGTAGCGCCTGCAACGAGCTGAGCACCCCCGTTGTCTCGATCTATGCTCTCGTTCGTATGCGGAATGGCACGTTCATTGGTATGCACGCCGTTCTCATCAACATAATCGCGGGTGTTCGGAACATAGTTAGTTTCACCGGCATCAGCCACGGCACACTCCAATCCTCAAATACCGCATACGTTCTGCATTTCGGACCTAAAGCGTATTTTTAGAGAGTTCAGCTTCCCGACGAAGAAAGTCTCTACCCCAAGGATAATCCTCCGGATTGATCATCATCTCAAATTCGACCCCAATGGCGTCGCCACTGGTTGGAAAGATCGTAATGTTGTCCCGATCGTCTTTCGGTAGTCTCTGCCACTCTTCGCTGTTTCTCTGAATGCCCGCATAATGAAATTCCTGAGATTGGACGGTCCAGAAAAGGACTAACTTGGCTTCACCAAAATCTAACGTCAGGCGGTCGGGATGTTTGGTAATGGACTGGAGCTGATATGGTGCCAGTAGCGCGAGATTTTCACTGGTGGAGATTTCGTAGTCGTAAAAAGCTAGACGTTCACCCACCGTGATGATCCACCTACACCTATCGATCATAATGGATGGCCTGTTGCCCTCGTGCTCATAGTCGACGAGGAGACAACTGCCATACCCCCGCTTGATGAAAACATGACCAGGCAAATATCCGTCCCAGGCTTTATCGAGGGCTCTCATTTTCCAAACATGTCCTTTGCGCATTCCATTATCTCTTGGAAGCCATAATTTTGGCCGCCAATTTCTCTGTGAAGCATTTGTCTTTGGTCTTTTGTCAGTTTCAGTATCCTGCAAACTGCATCAACTTGCGCATTTTGAGCTCGGTTATTCCCAGGCGTTCCGTCATTTGCCGCTAATATGATTGGTGCCTGCACCTGCGACTTCTGCGGCTCCACAGGCCCCGGATCGGGCCGATTGATCCAGGCCGGATCTCTGTGGCTACAGGTTGCCCATCCTTCCGAAAACACGAAATATGAGGCTACTTCTACGTGCGCAGGGCCAAGATAGCCGGGAACGACGACGCCTCTCTTCGTGCCCGGTTCATGGCCCGTCGATTTAGAGCAGCGAGAATTCAGCTGAAAATCGAATTTACCGTTATTTCGAACTGTCGTCGAATGGCGGATCGCCGTATCCAGAAAAGCAATCGAGGAATAGCCCACTTTCACGACATCCGATCCAACCGGCGTCCAGCAGACATCGGGTGTTGTCGAGACAATCACGTTGGACGCACATTTTCTGGCGGAGATTTTCGCTATGCTCATAAGGCCATCTCCTTGCTCGATTGCGACGGCAGATCAACTCCAGCTTGTGAATGCTTTTTGCGATGTATAATTGCTTGCTCGAAGTGATCCGGCTCGAAATTCACTCGCCAAGACAAATAAACGCGCCAATCTCGTCGCCTTGCTGAGTTAATGTCGAGAAAGACAGTATCCATAACCATGTTTTTCCGCTCAGTCGTATTATCTGCACGCACGAAATCCACCATGACCTGCTCGGCAGGAAGGGAAAAAACACATGTTTCTATACCCTCTGACATACCCGTCAGAGTAATCTGCTCATTTCCCCAAAGGTACGGGTCGATCACCAAGTCCGGATGAGCGGAGTTATGGTAGGCAAACGAATAATCCGTAGGCCAGGCTGGCCATACATTATCCTGCCAATGCTCATCATAAGTGCCGCCCAGAGGACGACGCGGTAGCCAAGCAGGCGGAATAGGACCAAAGTTTTGGGGACGATAATTCTTGAAAGGCTCTTTGATA contains:
- a CDS encoding PAAR-like domain-containing protein → MSIAKISARKCASNVIVSTTPDVCWTPVGSDVVKVGYSSIAFLDTAIRHSTTVRNNGKFDFQLNSRCSKSTGHEPGTKRGVVVPGYLGPAHVEVASYFVFSEGWATCSHRDPAWINRPDPGPVEPQKSQVQAPIILAANDGTPGNNRAQNAQVDAVCRILKLTKDQRQMLHREIGGQNYGFQEIMECAKDMFGK